The following coding sequences lie in one Tachysurus fulvidraco isolate hzauxx_2018 chromosome 19, HZAU_PFXX_2.0, whole genome shotgun sequence genomic window:
- the ucn3l gene encoding urocortin 3, like yields the protein MQPLRTLLLVLAVLCTPVSSLCLRAYDTDSGFLCDGVLLSSADADAERVVEAPYDGDESSEESRERRTLPGSSYKFLSHTLLRSKMYGNGARSDRRSRVTLSLDVPTNLMNALFDIARAKNLRAKAAHNARLMAQIGKRR from the coding sequence ATGCAGCCACTGAGGACTCTCCTCCTCGTCCTAGCCGTGCTCTGCACTCCGGTCTCCAGCCTGTGTTTGCGCGCGTACGACACCGACTCGGGCTTCCTCTGCGACGGCGTGCTTCTTTCCAGCGCGGACGCGGACGCGGAACGAGTCGTTGAGGCGCCGTACGACGGCGACGAGTCGTCCGAGGAGTCGCGAGAGCGGCGGACTTTACCCGGCTCCAGCTACAAGTTTCTGAGCCACACCTTGCTCAGGAGCAAGATGTACGGTAACGGAGCAAGGAGTGACCGGCGCAGCAGGGTGACTCTATCCCTGGACGTTCCCACCAACCTGATGAATGCGCTCTTCGACATCGCCAGAGCCAAGAACCTGCGCGCCAAAGCTGCGCACAACGCGCGTCTCATGGCGCAGATCGGCAAGAGGAGGTGA